One segment of Primulina tabacum isolate GXHZ01 chromosome 14, ASM2559414v2, whole genome shotgun sequence DNA contains the following:
- the LOC142523618 gene encoding uncharacterized protein LOC142523618 has product MIHVAKMTNDSCWQVRNFDGCHSHCVRDFKNKCVNSTWLGKTFAKKFSTNPKLGHLEFREEISTILQSDFSRKTAYMAKRKTLKLVQGSVDEQFRQIRKYCAELKRSDAGATVVLKLTEDDEGPRFQRLYVCFSACKQGFKNACRHVIGVDGCFLKVEHGGQLLSAVGLDPNNKIFSICYAMVERETKDSWIWFLQLLDEDIGVGNDPHTWTFMSDKQKGLIPALESLFPDAEHRFCVRHLESNMKHDGFKSVAVKIAFWAAAKATRIEEFQVHMAELKDIDAKAYEWLAKKPENQWSKAYFSTTPKSDILLNNMCESFNSFIIDAREKPVIEMYEMIRNLLMGRFQKNRERANKWNGRICSKIKDVLAKIYVEAIRYSPMKSDEMHYHITRSDDRRDQHSVDLFNRSCSCGKYDLTSIPCKHAVCAIWCKKDDPEAYVHPYYLVETYRRCYAARIMHVNGPDLWPPCDLVPPLPPVYIQKVGRPAKLRRREPDEPPPSENKLRGVKKFTKCKQCGGSGHNKRTCNRTGDVQHQEAFQKEPMT; this is encoded by the coding sequence ATGATCCATGTTGCGAAGATGACTAATGATAGTTGTTGGCAAGTCAGAAATTTTGATGGATGTCACAGTCATTGTGTTCGTGATTTTAAAAACAAGTGTGTCAACTCAACGTGGTTGGGGAAGACGTTTGCCAAAAAATTCAGCACAAATCCTAAATTGGGACACTTGGAATTTAGGGAAGAGATTTCTACCATTCTTCAGTCAGATTTTTCAAGGAAGACCGCCTACATGGCTAAGAGAAAGACGCTGAAATTAGTGCAAGGTTCTGTCGATGAGCAGTTTCGACAAATAAGAAAGTATTGTGCTGAATTGAAAAGATCCGACGCTGGGGCTACTGTAGTTTTGAAGTTGACAGAGGATGACGAAGGTCCAAGGTTTCAGAGATTGTATGTTTGTTTTTCAGCTTGCAAACAAGGATTTAAGAATGCTTGTCGGCATGTCATTGGTGTTGATGGATGCTTCCTAAAGGTAGAACATGGTGGGCAATTGTTATCGGCCGTGGGGCTAGatccaaataataaaattttttcaaTATGTTATGCAATGGTTGAGCGTGAAACAAAAGATAGTTGGATATGGTTTCTTCAGCTCCTAGATGAAGACATTGGTGTTGGCAATGATCCGCATACTTGGACATTTATGTCAGATAAGCAAAAAGGTTTGATTCCTGCACTTGAATCTTTGTTTCCTGATGCTGAACATAGATTTTGTGTGAGACACTTAGAAAGCAATATGAAACATGATGGATTCAAGAGTGTAGCGGTTAAGATTGCCTTTTGGGCTGCGGCAAAAGCGACAAGAATTGAAGAGTTTCAAGTGCACATGGCTGAGTTGAAAGACATCGATGCAAAGGCATATGAATGGCTGGCGAAAAAACCCGAAAACCAGTGGTCTAAGGCATATTTCAGTACCACTCCTAAATCAGACATCTTGTTGAACAACATGTGTGAAAGTTTTAACAGCTTCATTATAGATGCCAGGGAGAAGCCAGTAATTGAGATGTATGAGATGATACGAAATCTTTTGATGGGCAGATTTCAAAAAAACAGAGAGAGGGCTAACAAATGGAATGGTAGAATTTGTTCAAAGATCAAAGATGTGCTTGCAAAGATATATGTGGAAGCTATTAGGTATTCTCCCATGAAGTCAGATGAAATGCACTACCATATAACGAGATCAGATGATAGACGTGATCAGCATTCGGTTGACTTGTTCAACAGGTCTTGCAGTTGTGGGAAATATGACTTGACAAGCATACCTTGCAAGCACGCTGTATGCGCCATTTGGTGCAAAAAAGATGATCCAGAAGCATATGTCCATCCTTATTACTTGGTAGAGACATATAGAAGATGTTATGCAGCACGAATAATGCATGTCAATGGGCCAGACTTGTGGCCCCCATGTGATTTGGTGCCACCACTGCCCCCAGTTTACATACAAAAAGTTGGAAGGCCTGCAAAATTACGAAGAAGAGAACCAGATGAACCACCCCCTTCTGAAAATAAGTTGAGAGGTGTAAAAAAATTTACCAAATGCAAACAATGCGGTGGATCAGGACATAACAAAAGGACTTGTAACCGGACTGGAGATGTCCAACACCAAGAAGCATTCCAAAAAGAGCCCATGACATAG
- the LOC142525427 gene encoding putative alpha,alpha-trehalose-phosphate synthase [UDP-forming] 9: protein MMVSRSCGNFFDLASEELLNVPQTPRGLPRVMTLPGIISDGNGNSDAESDSTSSVRRERKIIVANMLPLHAQKDNGTGKWSFSLDADSLLLQSKDGFTQDAEVIYVGSLKVEIEAKEQEEIAQRLLDDFNCVPAFLPQDIQKKFYHGFCKQQLWPLFHYMLPMCPDHGDRFDRQLWQAYVSANKSFADKIMEVVNPEDDFIWIHDYHLMVLPTFLRKRYNRIKLGFFLHSPFPSSEIYRTLPVRDEILKGLLNSDLIGFHTFDYARHFLSCCGRMLGLDYESKRGHIGLDYFGRTVYIKILPVGIHMGRLRSVLNLPSTCNKIKEIREQFKDKKLILGVDDMDIFKGISLKLLAFEQLLQQHLEFQGKLVLIQIVNPARSSGKDVQEAKKETYSAVKRINEVFGYPGYVPVILIDRHASRSEKSAYYAMAECCIVNAVRDGMNLVPYKYVVCRQGSSSMDEAMDTQTDSPRTSMLVVSEFVGCSPSLSGAIRVNPWDIDAVAEAMNMAITIPDAEKRLRHEKHFRYVSSHDIAYWARSFMQDLERACKDHYDKRCWGIGLGLGFRVISLSPSFRKLSVDHIVSAYKRTTRRAIFLDYDGTVVPQSSMVRSPTPDVVTVLDALCNDPNNTVFIVSGRGRVSLSDWLAPCQKLGLAAEHGYFIRSSITSDWEALAFDLDWKKIVEPIMKLYTEATDGSYMEIKESALVWHHQDADPDFGSCQAKELLVHLENVLANEPVVVRRGQHIVEVKPQGVTKGLVSEKVIAMMVNDGKAPNFVMCIGDDRSDEDMFESILSTVSNPTLPVAPEIFACTVGQKPSKAKYYLDDTTDVVKLLRGLASSSNPKPRQHSAHFQVEFDNGFL, encoded by the exons ATGATGGTTTCAAGGTCATGTGGGAATTTCTTCGACTTGGCTTCTGAAGAATTACTGAATGTTCCTCAAACTCCTAGAGGTCTTCCAAGGGTGATGACTCTTCCTGGTATTATATCTGATGGTAATGGGAACAGTGACGCTGAGTCAGACAGCACATCATCTGTTCGCCGCGAGAGGAAAATTATAGTTGCAAACATGTTGCCTTTGCATGCTCAGAAGGACAATGGGACTGGTAAATGGAGTTTTAGTTTGGATGCGGATTCGCTTTTGCTACAATCGAAAGATGGATTTACGCAAGATGCTGAGGTTATATATGTGGGATCTCTCAAAGTTGAAATAGAAGCCAAAGAGCAGGAGGAAATTGCACAAAGACTTCTAGATGATTTCAACTGTGTGCCCGCTTTTCTTCCGCAAGATATCCAGAAAAAATTCTACCATGGTTTCTGTAAGCAACAACTCTGGCCTCTTTTCCACTACATGCTACCTATGTGCCCAGATCATGGAGATCGCTTTGACAGACAGCTGTGGCAGGCTTACGTGTCTGCAAATAAGAGCTTTGCCGACAAGATCATGGAAGTAGTCAACCCCGAGGATGATTTCATCTGGATTCATGATTATCATCTCATGGTGCTACCTACATTTCTAAGGAAGCGTTACAATAGAATCAAGCTTGGGTTTTTTCTTCACAGTCCATTTCCTTCATCGGAGATATATAGAACATTGCCTGTTAGAGATGAAATTCTGAAAGGATTATTAAATTCTGATTTAATTGGTTTCCATACATTTGACTATGCACGTCACTTCCTGTCATGTTGTGGTAGAATGCTAGGCCTGGACTATGAATCTAAGAGAGGCCACATTGGACTTGATTATTTTGGCCGCACAGtgtatataaaaattctcccagTAGGTATTCACATGGGTAGGCTGAGATCTGTGCTGAACTTGCCTTCTACATGCAACAAAATCAAAGAAATCAGAGAGCAGTTCAAGGACAAGAAGTTGATTCTTGGTGTAGACGATATGGATATATTCAAAGGCATCAGTCTTAAGTTGCTTGCTTTTGAACAACTCCTGCAGCAGCATCTGGAGTTTCAAGGAAAACTAGTTTTGATTCAAATAGTGAATCCTGCTAGGAGTTCTGGGAAAGATGTTCAAGAAGCCAAAAAGGAAACGTACTCGGCTGTAAAAAGAATAAATGAGGTTTTTGGCTACCCTGGTTATGTGCCTGTGATTTTGATCGATCGTCACGCTTCTCGCAGTGAGAAGAGTGCTTATTATGCTATGGCAGAATGCTGCATAGTTAACGCTGTTAGGGATGGCATGAACTTGGTCCCTTATAAGTATGTAGTGTGCAGGCAGGGTTCTTCTAGTATGGATGAAGCAATGGATACACAAACAGATTCTCCTAGGACAAGCATGCTTGTTGTGTCAGAATTTGTTGGATGTTCACCTTCTCTGAGTGGAGCAATTAGGGTGAATCCATGGGATATTGATGCCGTAGCCGAGGCTATGAATATGGCAATTACCATTCCTGATGCAGAAAAGCGACTGCGGCATGAGAAACACTTCCGTTATGTTAGTTCTCATGATATAGCTTATTGGGCTCGTAGTTTCATGCAGGACTTGGAGAGAGCATGCAAGGATCATTATGATAAGCGTTGCTGGGGTATTGGACTAGGCCTCGGTTTCAGAGTTATATCACTTTCTCCTAGTTTTAGGAAGTTATCTGTGGATCACATAGTTTCGGCATATAAAAGGACTACTAGAAGGGCGATATTCCTGGACTATGATGGCACCGTCGTTCCTCAATCCTCCATGGTCAGATCTCCCACTCCCGATGTGGTGACTGTGCTTGATGCTCTGTGTAATGATCCAAATAACACAGTGTTTATCGTTAGCGGGAGAGGCAGGGTGTCGCTCAGCGATTGGCTTGCCCCATGTCAGAAATTGGGACTCGCTGCTGAACATGGATACTTTATAAG GTCAAGCATAACCTCTGATTGGGAAGCTTTAGCTTTTGATCTTGATTGGAAAAAGATTGTGGAGCCAATTATGAAACTCTACACAGAAGCAACTGATGGATCTTATATGGAAATTAAAGAGAGTGCATTGGTGTGGCACCATCAGGATGCTGATCCTGACTTTGGATCCTGCCAAGCCAAGGAACTTTTGGTACACTTGGAAAATGTTCTTGCAAACGAACCTGTTGTTGTTCGGAGGGGACAACATATTGTTGAAGTAAAACCACAA GGAGTGACCAAAGGTTTGGTTTCGGAGAAGGTGATTGCTATGATGGTTAATGATGGCAAAGCTCCAAATTTCGTGATGTGCATTGGTGACGATAGATCGGATGAAGATATGTTTGAGAGCATACTCAGCACGGTTTCTAATCCAACCCTTCCCGTAGCTCCAGAAATATTTGCTTGCACTGTTGGGCAGAAGCCAAGCAAGGCTAAATATTATCTTGATGACACTACGGATGTTGTGAAACTGCTTCGGGGGCTTGCCAGTTCTTCTAATCCAAAGCCTAGACAGCACAGTGCACACTTCCAGGTCGAGTTTGACAATGGCTTCTTATAA